One Euwallacea fornicatus isolate EFF26 chromosome 22, ASM4011564v1, whole genome shotgun sequence genomic region harbors:
- the Dus1 gene encoding tRNA-dihydrouridine(16/17) synthase [NAD(P)(+)]-like — translation MAQFDVVMDFWRDTLSAPTKIVAPMVDASELAWRLLSRKYGAQLCYTPMLHSALFVRDLKYRNEALVSCEDDKPLIIQFCGNNPQTMLEAAQLAQDHCVAIDINLGCPQAIAKRGHYGAFLQNEWPLLRDIVSLLSKNLKVPVTCKVRRFETKEKTIEYAKMLESAGCKMLTLHGRTREQKGPLTGLADWSYVKAVREAVKIPVISNGNIQNMQDLERCLNETGAVGVMTAEGNLYNPALFLSQNPPCWEPALEYLNLVQNHPCPNSYIRGHLFKLFHHVLSLPENNNLRIELGAANTLDKFRAITKQIQSMYNKFHCGEELWTIKTTQSQNLVLPPWLCQPYVRDTPENHVKKVEDRVKEAEEKLADGGKRCYEDSDGNVISRKKMKKLRRILRRPEKCESNQERSSEKCSLCENPLGSKCGYKLCKKCCRDKCFLQNLDCEGHRILVKTRREMAKRYADEKKSNKKKLEKEMNNSTAVAE, via the exons GTGCTATACGCCAATGTTGCATAGTGCACTATTTGTCAGAGATTTGAAATATCGAAATGAGGCTTTAGTATCTTGTGAAGATGATAAACCTTTGATTATTCAG ttttgtgGTAACAATCCTCAAACTATGCTCGAAGCAGCTCAGTTAGCCCAGGATCATTGTGTAGCAATCGATATAAACCTAGGTTGTCCCCAGGCAATAGCCAAAAGAGGCCATTATGGAGCCTTCTTGCAGAATGAATGGCCCCTTTTGCGCGACATTGTCAGccttttaagcaaaaatttaaaagttccaGTGACTTGCAAAGTCAGACGTTTTGAAACCAAGGAGAAAACCATAGAGTATGCAAAAATGTTAGAATCTGCTGGTTGTAAAATGCTCACTCTGCATGGCAGAACTCGAGAGCAAAAAGGACCTTTAACAGGTTTGGCTGATTGGAGCTATGTGAAGGCTGTGAG AGAAGCTGTGAAAATTCcggttatttcaaatggaaacattcaaaatatGCAAGATTTGGAAAGGTGTCTTAATGAAACTGGTGCTGTAGGAGTTATGACTGCAGAAGGAAATCTGTATAACCCTGCGTTGTTTTTGAGCCAAAATCCTCCTTGTTGGGAACCTGCTTTAGAGTATTTGAATTTAGTTCAAAACCATCCATGTCCTAATAGCTATATCCGAGgccatttgtttaaattatttcatcatGT CCTTTCTCTCccagaaaataataatcttcGCATAGAATTAGGGGCCGCAAATACACTTGATAAATTTAGAGCCATAACTAAGCAAATTCAATCAATGTACAATAAATTTCACTGTGGTGAAGAATTATGGACAATTAAAACTACTCAGAGTCAAAATCTAGTACTCCCTCCATGGTTATGTCAGCCTTATGTTAGAGACACTCCTGAGAATCATGTTAAAAAAGTTGAAGATAGAGTAAAAGAGGCTGAAGAGAAATTG GCAGATGGAGGCAAGAGGTGTTATGAAGACTCTGATGGGAATGTTataagtagaaaaaaaatgaagaaattgagGAGAATTTTGAGGAGGCCTGAGAAATGTGAAAGCAATCAAGAAAGGTCTTCGGAGAAGTGCTCTTTATGTGAAAATCCATTG gGATCCAAATGCGGTTATAAGTTATGCAAGAAATGCTGCAGGGACAAATGTTTTTTGCAGAATTTGGATTGCGAGGGTCATAGAATTTTAGTGAAAACTAGGAGAGAAATGGCTAAACGTTAtgctgatgaaaaaaaatcaaataaaaaaaaattagaaaaagaaaTGAATAATAGCACTGcag TGGCAGAATGA